The genomic segment CGACGTGATACTCAGCAATCCGCCCTACGTGGATGCTGAAGACATGGCGGACATGCCGGAAGAGTACCGTCACGAACCGGAGTTGGGTCTGGCTGCAGGCGACGATGGTCTTGATATTGCCCACCGTATTATCGCCGGGGCGGCAAAGCATCTTACCGAGAACGGTCTGTTAATCGTGGAAGTGGGTAACTCCTGGGGCGCCATGGACGACGCCTATCCGGACCTGCCGCTTACCTGGCTGGAATTTGATAGCGGCGGCGATGGCGTGTTCCTGGTAACGGCTGCCGACCTGCGCGAGTGGCAGGCCAGAAACAGTTAAAAAATATTTTATAAAACCTTTATAAAGTGCTGAATTATGTCGGGAAATACGTTTGGTAAACTGTTCGCCGTAACCACATTCGGTGAGAGCCACGGGGCCGCTCTGGGGTGCATTATCGATGGCTGCCCTCCGGGCCTGGAGCTGTCAGAAGCCGATATGCAGAAGGATCTGGACCGCCGTAAGCCCGGTACTTCCCGCCATACCACGCAGCGGCGAGAGGCGGATGAAGTGCGCATTCTCTCCGGCGTGTTCGAGGGCAAAACCACCGGAACGCCGATCGGCCTGATCATCGAGAACACCGACCAGCGCTCCAAGGATTACTCCAAGATTTCCGAGCAGTTCCGGCCGGCGCACGCTGACTACACCTACAGGCACAAGTATGGTGTCCGGGATTATCGGGGTGGTGGCCGGTCATCGGCCCGTGAAACGGCCATGCGCGTTGCTGCCGGCGCGGTTGCCCGCAAGTTTCTTGAGCAGCGTCTGGGTATTCGCATTCGCGGTTATCTCTCTCAGCTAGGGCCGATCAAAGCGGAAAAACACGATTGGGATCAGGTGCATCAGAACCCGTTCTTCTGTCCGGACGCCGATAAGGTGCCGGAAATGGAAGCCTACATGGACGCCCTGCGCAAAGAAGGGGATTCCATCGGTGCCCGCATCAACGTGGTCGCTGACGGTGTGCCGCCGGGACTGGGTGAGCCGATCTTTGATCGGTTGGATGCAGACTTGGCCCACGCACTGATGAGCATCAACGCGGTAAAGGGTGTGGAAATCGGCGCCGGGTTTGGCTGCATTGATCAGAAAGGCACTGAACACCGGGATGAAATGACGCCGGAAGGTTTCTTGTCCAATCATGCGGGCGGTGTGCTTGGCGGGATTTCCTCCGGCCAGCCGATTGTTGCCAGTATTGCGCTGAAGCCCACATCCAGCCTGCGTTTGCCGGGCCGGAGCATTGACGTCCATGGCAACCCGGTTGAAGTGATTACCACCGGTCGCCACGATCCCTGTGTTGGCATTCGCGCCACGCCTATCGCCGAGGCCATGATGGCCATCGTGCTGATGGACCATTATCTGCGCCACCGGGGGCAGAATGGCGACGTGGAAGTGAGCACCCCGGTCATCGGCCAGCTTTGATCAGAGGGAGGCGACACCATCTACTGGCGGCTGTCTAACCTCTACTTCTGGTTCTTCGCCCTCCTTGGAGGGCTTTTGCCTTATTGGTCCCTCTACCTGGAAGGGCAGGGGTTTTCCTACCTGCAAATCGCCACTTTGATGGCGACCATTCAGCTCACCAAAATTGTCGCGCCAAGTGTCTGGGGCTGGCTGGGGGATCGTTCTGGCCA from the Marinobacter sp. LQ44 genome contains:
- the aroC gene encoding chorismate synthase; the protein is MSGNTFGKLFAVTTFGESHGAALGCIIDGCPPGLELSEADMQKDLDRRKPGTSRHTTQRREADEVRILSGVFEGKTTGTPIGLIIENTDQRSKDYSKISEQFRPAHADYTYRHKYGVRDYRGGGRSSARETAMRVAAGAVARKFLEQRLGIRIRGYLSQLGPIKAEKHDWDQVHQNPFFCPDADKVPEMEAYMDALRKEGDSIGARINVVADGVPPGLGEPIFDRLDADLAHALMSINAVKGVEIGAGFGCIDQKGTEHRDEMTPEGFLSNHAGGVLGGISSGQPIVASIALKPTSSLRLPGRSIDVHGNPVEVITTGRHDPCVGIRATPIAEAMMAIVLMDHYLRHRGQNGDVEVSTPVIGQL